CGCAGCGTGCGCGCCGGGAGCGTGGCACCGCAGGCGCGGCAGACGATGCGGTCTTGGCCCCGTTCGTAACTGATCAGATGGGTGCACTGAGGGCAGCAGAGCAGGGCCGTCTGCGGGATGCTAGAAATTTTGGTAACCGTCGGTTTCATAGTTCGTTCTGTTGTGCGCTACCCAGCGACTAGATCGAGCGCGCGCTGGACAAAAACCGCGTTGTGCTCTGAGATGACCCGATGCGTCTCGCGTTTGAGTTTCGCCAGTGCCATGCCAGCATAGACAGCCCGCGCGGGCGCGGACCAGATAAGATCGAGTGGCCGCCCGTACCACGCAGCTTCCGCCGCGAGCCGCTCGTCGGCGGTCAGCGCATGCGGACGTCGCACGGGCGTCGCGTCAGCGGATCGCGTAGGCGCGGGCTGTGAGCGGCCGGGGTTCCGGCTCGGCCGGCTTCCGCCGTCCGCAGTTGAGGCACGCGTAGACGGTGATCGCCAGGCCGGCGTCTAAATCCACTGCGCGCTCCAGCATCAGGGTCCCCTTGCATTTGTCGCAGGTCTTCATGGATGGAAACCTACCACGCGCCCTGCGGTTTCACTATCGGGCAGAAGCCCCTTTTTGAAAGGGCAAATGGCCTCTTAAGCAGGAAGGCCTATGGGCCATTTGGACCCGCTCTGACTGCCAGAAGAACCTAGACATTTCAATCTCTTGGCGCAGGAGGCCGTCCTTGACACGTCGATATGGTTCAGGGTGAATCCTGAGCGGCCCCGCTGGGAAGGCAGGGCAGTCAAAGGATTGACAGCATCTGGAGTCGCCCGTAGGATGGCGGGCAGCGCGCATGGTGGGGAGTAGACGATGATTCGCTTATTGCTCGTTGGCGGCCTGTTGGTGCTGAGCTATTTCCTGCTGCGGAGTGCTATCAAGGAGTTCCGGGGGCTTAAAACGCGGGGGGGCGCGCTGGCCGGCAAGGATGACATGGTGCTGTGTCCGATGTGCAAAACCTATGTCCCGCGGGGATCGGCCGTGCCCCCCATTGTCGGGGGACAGCCCTACCTCTTTTGCAGCAGCACTTGCGCGGAGGCCTTTCAGAAACAGTCGGGCGGCTAACAGCCTGATGAGTTGGTCGAAGAGACTTTCCCGTCGCGATCAAATTTTATCGTAATCTGGCACTGGATTGGCGTGTGATTGCCTAGGACCGGCCCGGTCTTACCGCCAGACACCCGGAAATAGGTCCAGGTTTCGCCCCCAAAAAACCGTGCCGACTTGCCGGACGGCGCGCCGTAGTTCTTCTCCACCCAGGCCTTGTCCTTGCCTTCCATCTCGTTCAACGACATGTTCAGATAGGGACTGCCCCCTCCGCAGCCAGCCAGCAAGGCGCTCGCCATAAGGATTGATCCGAGCTTTCGTATCATGGTGGCTCTCCTTTGCGGCCATTCTAACAACCAACCCCCAGACCGTCAAACGGGTCAGCGCACCGGTTGTGCGTCGATATTGCGTTCGCCCCACGATGCCCCTACAATACTACTACCGATTAGCCGATACAAAGATTGGTCCCGCGCGCGAAAGGAGCCCGGCCATGAAGTTCTTTCTCGACACCGCTAATGTGAAGGAAATCCACGAAGCCGCCAGCATGGGTATCCTCGACGGTGTGACCACTAACCCCTCGCTCGTCGTCAAAGAAGGCCGCAGCTTCAAGGAAATGCTTCAGGAAATCGTCAAGATCGTGGACGGCCCCATCAGCGCCGAGGTCGTGAGTCTTGAGGCTGACGCGATGGTGAGAGAGGGCAAGGAGTTGGCCAACATTCACAAGAACATCGTAGTCAAGGTGCCGCTGATCCCGGAAGGTATCAAGGCCACTAAAAAGCTCTCCGGGGAAGGCATCAAGGTCAATGTCACCCTCTGCTTCTCGCCCTCGCAGGCGATCCTGGCCGCCAAGGCGGGAGCGTGGTGCGTGTCGCCGTTCATCGGGCGGCTGGACGATATCAGTTCGAGCGGCATGGACCTGATCCGCCAGATCGTCACCATCTATAAGAATTATGACTACAAGACCCTCGTGCTGGTGGCGAGCGTACGGCACCCGCAGCACGTGGTGGAGGCAGCGCTCGTGGGCGGGCACATTTGCACCATGCCGTTCACGATCTTCCAGCAGCTCTTCAAGCACCCGCTGACAGACCTCGGCCTAAAGAAGTTTCTCGACGACTGGAAGGCAAAAGGCCAGCAGTAAGGGCCACGGGACTGGCTGTTTTTCGACGCGTCTCCGAAAAAAGCTGCCTGTCCCGATTCCTCAATCGGGAGGAGCGCGTGGCTACGGCCAAAAACAGCTGCTCACGATTCTTCGAAGTCAGCCTGACGACGATTCCGTTGACGAACTGCTCCAAGAGCTCGTAGGGATCGGGTAAACTGCACTGATTCCCGTTTGGTTTTAGCCCGCGTCTACTAGCTTTCGTGCTTTACGGAAGACGGAATGGAACATCCCGCGGGTGAGGAAACCTGTTTGCGTATTGCGCTGGCTCGGATGGTAGCAGCCGAGGAGCGTCACGCCCCAGGGCAGGCGATAGACTTCCGCGTGGCCGAACTTTGGGACGGGCTTGGGGATTTCATGACCGAGGTCGCGACAGGTTTTCAGATAGTGATCGAAGGCGATCTTGCCGAGCGCAATTATCACTTTGAGATTCTTCAGCAGGCGAAACTCTTCCACTAAATAAGGCCGGCAC
The Nitrospira sp. DNA segment above includes these coding regions:
- the bamE gene encoding outer membrane protein assembly factor BamE, giving the protein MIRKLGSILMASALLAGCGGGSPYLNMSLNEMEGKDKAWVEKNYGAPSGKSARFFGGETWTYFRVSGGKTGPVLGNHTPIQCQITIKFDRDGKVSSTNSSGC
- the fsa gene encoding fructose-6-phosphate aldolase, with the translated sequence MKFFLDTANVKEIHEAASMGILDGVTTNPSLVVKEGRSFKEMLQEIVKIVDGPISAEVVSLEADAMVREGKELANIHKNIVVKVPLIPEGIKATKKLSGEGIKVNVTLCFSPSQAILAAKAGAWCVSPFIGRLDDISSSGMDLIRQIVTIYKNYDYKTLVLVASVRHPQHVVEAALVGGHICTMPFTIFQQLFKHPLTDLGLKKFLDDWKAKGQQ